AGAGGTGCTGGCGATGTTCGTGAATGAAGCCAACGCCGTCGCGGCGGTAGACAAGCCTGTCGATCACGCGCGCTTTGGGCAGCGGTTTTCCATCTTCTGTCTCCTCGTCGAGCGGCCCGACGGCGGCATTGAAGACGAGGCCGCGGCTATCGGGCGACCAGGCGGGATTGCCTGCTCCATGCGGCATGAATGTCAGCTGGTGCGCTTCGCCGCCGGCGGTAGGGAGCAGCCATAGCTGGCCCTTGCCTTTCCCGGCCTTGCGCGGCTCTTTCGCGTATTTCGCCGGCAGCTCGCCTTCGCGGTCGGATACGAATGCGAGCCAGCGCCCATCCGGCGACCAGGATGGACTATGCGCGTTGCCTGGCCCCTGGGTGAGGCGCCTCGCTTCTCCGCCGTCTGCTGGGGCGAGCCAGATGGCGGATTGATAGGTGTGCTTGCGCTCGTCGATGGTTGTGACGACGAAGGCAACGCTCTCGCCATCCGGTGAGATGCGCGGCCTGCTGAGAAATTTCAACTGGTAGAGGTCTTCGATTGTGATTGAACGTGACATGTGTGACTCCAAAAAAGGGTTATATTACTCCTTCGCTTGTTTCCTGTATTAATTGGTCGACGACGGCTTTGAAGTCGCCGGTTCTTTGATAGGTGGCCAGCTGGCGGTCGGCGCTCGAACCATTTTCCAGGATATGGTAGGCGTATTCGACTTCGTGGCGGCTGCCCAGTTCATCGACTACGTCGCCGATAAACCATTCGATCAATTCACGTATCAGGTCGCGCGCCGGTAACTCCTGCTGCTTGCCGAAGTCGATCAGTTTCCCGTCCAGGCCATAGCGCACGGCGCGCCATTTGTTCTCTTCGATCAGGTCGACGGGATAGATGCGGAAGGTGAGGTTGTCGCGGCGCAAACGCCAGAGCTTGGCGATGATGGCCTGGAAGATGGCGGCGACGCACACGGCCTCTTCAATGCGCGTGCATACGTCGCAGATACGAAATTCAAGCGTGGGGTACGACCAGTTGGGCCGCACATCCCACCAGATTTTGCTGCCGTCGGGGATGGTATGGGTCTGTGCCAGCGTATTCACCATGTAGACGTACTCGTCCCAGGAGTTGAACACCCGTGGAATGCCGGTGCGCGGAAAGTTGCGGAAGATGATGCTGCGGTACGACTTGAGGCCGGTCACGCGCCCCATCCAGAAAGGCGAGCTGGT
This window of the Ktedonobacteraceae bacterium genome carries:
- a CDS encoding carboxylate-amine ligase, with protein sequence MKEPSLTLGIEEEYQIVDPQTRELRSYITQILEEGKILLREQVKPELHQSIVEVGSSVCQTPAQIRTELARLRGALLELAGKNGLKIAAAGTHPFSSWMEQEITPMERYMGVKQDLQELAQRLLIFGTHIHVGIEDREFLIDAMNVARYFMPHVLCLSTSSPFWMGRVTGLKSYRSIIFRNFPRTGIPRVFNSWDEYVYMVNTLAQTHTIPDGSKIWWDVRPNWSYPTLEFRICDVCTRIEEAVCVAAIFQAIIAKLWRLRRDNLTFRIYPVDLIEENKWRAVRYGLDGKLIDFGKQQELPARDLIRELIEWFIGDVVDELGSRHEVEYAYHILENGSSADRQLATYQRTGDFKAVVDQLIQETSEGVI